The sequence AGATCGGCATTGTGGGCGCCCCCGCTCCCTCGATGGGCTGCACCCGGCGGAACGTGACCAAATCGAAAGATGGCGTTGTGATTGAATTTGCCTGCCACGGTCAGCAAGGCGCGGGCATCCCGCTGAAGATCGAGGCTCATGGAGATTTCTCGACGACGGTGAAATCCGAGCTCACCGTCGGACGCGGCGCATCAGGAGGCAGTGTGGAGAAGCGGCAATTCCGGTACCTAGGGGCGTGCACGGGGGGATTGAAGCCGGGGGAAATACTCATTTCCGGCATGCCGAAAACGCGAATGGACCTTACCTATCCGCCCCCCGTCAAA is a genomic window of Phenylobacterium montanum containing:
- a CDS encoding DUF3617 family protein; the encoded protein is MSVRVAFAVGVAFVLASAAAAADEGVIPKLKAGMWTEVQSVHFSQPGTESLNKSLSALTSLSNSNRFCVDDAVQDKIGIVGAPAPSMGCTRRNVTKSKDGVVIEFACHGQQGAGIPLKIEAHGDFSTTVKSELTVGRGASGGSVEKRQFRYLGACTGGLKPGEILISGMPKTRMDLTYPPPVK